A window from Euzebyales bacterium encodes these proteins:
- the purS gene encoding phosphoribosylformylglycinamidine synthase subunit PurS, with protein sequence MPRVHIDVMLKDEILDPQGQAVQRALPSLGYDGIANVRVGKHIELDVEDGTDLGSTIDGLAGQLLANPVIEQFTWRVGDA encoded by the coding sequence ATGCCCCGCGTGCACATCGACGTGATGCTCAAGGACGAGATCCTGGATCCCCAGGGCCAGGCGGTCCAGCGCGCGCTGCCGTCGCTGGGCTACGACGGCATCGCCAACGTGCGCGTGGGCAAGCACATCGAGCTCGACGTGGAGGACGGCACGGACCTGGGCAGCACGATCGACGGGCTCGCGGGCCAGCTGCTGGCCAACCCCGTCATCGAGCAGTTCACCTGGCGGGTCGGCGACGCCTGA
- a CDS encoding phosphoribosylaminoimidazolesuccinocarboxamide synthase translates to MDTIAELPGVDALPPGKVRERYIVDDVLVLVASDRVSAYDVVLPTRIPDKGAVLTAMSDFWFGLLDVPNHRITCDPARFPLALAPVAEALHGRTMVCRPADPLPVECVVRGYLSGSAWVDYQATGGVCDIRLSDGLTESARLPVPIFTPATKAVAGHDENISFAEMVGIVGAELAAWLRDTSLTLYLQAAEHARSRGILLADTKFEFGLIDGSPVLIDEACTPDSSRFWSADEYQPGQAQHSYDKQFVRDWLDDSGWNRTPPGPELPSDVVARTRQRYVQAYETLTGRSFDDWMA, encoded by the coding sequence GTGGACACGATCGCGGAACTTCCCGGCGTCGACGCACTGCCGCCCGGCAAGGTGCGCGAACGCTACATCGTCGACGATGTACTGGTGTTGGTGGCGTCGGACCGCGTCAGCGCCTACGACGTCGTGCTGCCGACCCGGATCCCTGACAAGGGCGCCGTGCTGACGGCGATGAGCGACTTCTGGTTCGGGCTGCTCGACGTGCCGAACCACCGGATCACGTGCGACCCCGCACGCTTCCCGCTCGCGCTGGCGCCGGTCGCCGAGGCCCTGCACGGGCGGACCATGGTGTGTCGACCTGCCGATCCGCTGCCCGTCGAATGCGTGGTACGCGGCTACCTGTCGGGGTCCGCCTGGGTCGACTACCAGGCGACGGGCGGCGTCTGTGACATCCGCCTGTCGGACGGTCTGACCGAGTCGGCGCGCCTGCCGGTCCCGATCTTCACGCCGGCGACGAAGGCCGTCGCCGGACACGACGAGAACATCTCGTTCGCGGAGATGGTCGGCATCGTGGGCGCCGAACTGGCCGCGTGGTTGCGTGACACGTCGCTGACGCTGTACCTGCAGGCGGCGGAGCACGCGCGCTCGCGCGGGATCCTGCTGGCCGACACGAAGTTCGAGTTCGGGTTGATCGACGGCAGCCCTGTGCTCATCGACGAGGCGTGCACCCCGGACTCGTCGCGCTTCTGGTCCGCCGACGAGTATCAACCGGGTCAGGCCCAGCACTCCTACGACAAGCAGTTCGTGCGGGACTGGTTGGACGACAGCGGGTGGAATCGCACACCGCCGGGGCCCGAGCTACCGTCTGACGTCGTGGCCCGGACACGACAGCGGTACGTCCAGGCCTACGAGACCCTGACCGGCCGCTCCTTTGACGACTGGATGGCATGA